One window of Trichoderma breve strain T069 chromosome 3, whole genome shotgun sequence genomic DNA carries:
- a CDS encoding ELMO/CED-12 family domain-containing protein → MDQADIPALLSRLASPEDAARKMAVFKLQSSINDPAFADVFISSGGLVILRRLIMGSGGNTLAYSLQSLTRLLEVDMGWDIFEGPTASELVERIVELIVTNPLVNILRGAMSILVALVGHSQSSSPESPTQDHGAFGFRALKPAVAVYPQFFDVVVQQLNSADHALCANALMLVNALIRDALSTKSVMASGNGKGAGEEWPKLMKRLQDLGLIKAVYKLMQGSGLQDLAHPALEFQNLNKVVLRKWRDVRVDLERPEHRRSLKSLHLSSAPDRSTTNGHVREGSGDTTATRKDGRKHNPEKWRRLGFETESPAQDFDVTGYLGMMDLTDYVRKNEDRFQKLLLEQATKPLHERCPIARASLAVTMMLYEHFDVDKADMEDMKGYQGVDTKDYDRVFRPLLLQWPRLHIAGLHAFFRVWKATGAVQEDFEKVAELVRILIERVAGQSPRTSDVMEVEDELQEYDIARLRELQMELLEMSFEETWGKHLYQVRDVLKQEALQFVKEQRVRCLLQGAWFHRPASQRDETGEKKPWRFAKLSHNRRYLHYTDFEKQMAQDPGLNSLQEKIDLTTISSVVSNVSASTDDSKTTASGATIQNITSGGEKSTTKITIYSFVNPADAVTGNADAKEQPILALWPTSHSVASEWLDGMLMILNQAPITAETSKLVNLVGGYGLKIRLLNVRMDEAPVGGGIVPSREGLDEDYFYEV, encoded by the coding sequence ATGGATCAAGCAGACATCCCCGCGCTGCTCTCTCGCTTGGCGAGCCCCGAAGATGCGGCCCGTAAGATGGCCGTCTTCAAGCTCCAGTCGTCCATCAACGATCCCGCCTTCGCCgacgtcttcatctcctctgGCGGTCTCGTCATCCTGCGGCGCCTCATCATGGGCTCCGGCGGCAACACTCTCGCCTACTCGCTCCAGAGCCTGACGAGGCTGCTCGAGGTCGACATGGGCTGGGACATTTTCGAAGGGCCGACCGCGAGCGAGTTGGTGGAGCGCATTGTGGAATTGATTGTGACGAATCCCCTGGTTAATATCCTTAGGGGTGCAATGTCGATTCTCGTTGCCCTTGTGGGACATTCTCAGTCGAGCAGTCCCGAGTCACCGACTCAAGACCACGGAGCCTTTGGGTTTCGGGCGCTGAAGCCGGCCGTGGCCGTGTACCCGCAGTTTTTCGACGTTGTcgtgcagcagctcaatAGTGCCGACCATGCCCTTTGTGCGAACGCTCTTATGCTGGTCAACGCCCTAATTCGAGATGCCTTGTCGACTAAGAGCGTCATGGCAAGCGGGAATGGAAAGGGTGCTGGCGAAGAGTGGCCCAAGCTCATGAAGCGGTTGCAAGACCTAGGCTTGATCAAAGCGGTTTACAAGCTGATGCAAGGTTCCGGTCTTCAAGATCTCGCACACCCTGCACTAGAGTTTCAGAACTTGAACAAAGTCGTGCTCAGAAAGTGGAGGGACGTCAGGGTGGATCTAGAACGACCAGAGCACAGGCGGTCGCTCAAGAGTCTTCATCTGTCGAGTGCACCAGACCGATCTACAACAAATGGCCATGTCAGAGAGGGATCAGGAGACACGACTGCAACCAGGAAGGATGGGAGGAAACACAACCCAGAGAAATGGAGGAGATTGGGTTTCGAGACGGAGAGCCCTGCCCAAGACTTTGACGTGACTGGATATCTCGGCATGATGGATTTGACCGACTACGTGCGCAAGAATGAGGACCGATTTCAAAAGCTGCTGTTAGAACAGGCCACAAAGCCATTGCATGAACGCTGTCCAATTGCCCGTGCGAGCTTGGCCGTGACGATGATGCTCTATGAGCATTTTGACGTGGATAAGGCTGATATGGAGGACATGAAGGGATATCAGGGAGTCGATACCAAGGACTATGACAGGGTGTTTCGACCACTACTGTTGCAGTGGCCCCGACTACATATTGCGGGGCTGCATGCTTTCTTTCGTGTCTGGAAAGCTACTGGTGCCGTACAGGAAGACTTTGAAAAGGTGGCAGAGCTGGTGCGTATCCTGATAGAGCGGGTTGCTGGCCAATCTCCCCGGACGAGCGATGTTATGGAGGTGGAGGACGAATTACAAGAATACGACATAGCTAGACTGCGGGAGCTCCAGATGGAGCTGCTTGAGATGTCATTTGAGGAAACGTGGGGCAAGCATCTCTACCAAGTGCGAGATGTCTTGAAGCAGGAGGCCCTGCAGTTTGTCAAGGAGCAGAGGGTTCGGTGCCTGCTCCAGGGTGCTTGGTTCCATCGGCCTGCTTCACAGAGGGATGAGacaggagagaagaagccgtgGAGGTTCGCCAAACTGTCTCACAACCGCCGATATTTGCACTACACCGATTTTGAAAAGCAGATGGCGCAAGATCCTGGCCTGAATAGCCTGCAGGAGAAGATTGATCTCACCACTATAAGCTCTGTCGTATCCAATGTCTCTGCGTCTACCGACGACTCCAAGACGACGGCTAGCGGGGCAACCATCCAAAACATCACCAGCGGTGGAGAGAAGTCGACAACCAAGATTACCATCTACAGCTTCGTTAACCCTGCCGATGCTGTGACTGGCAATGCGGATGCAAAGGAACAGCCAATTTTGGCTCTTTGGCCCACCAGCCATAGCGTGGCCTCGGAGTGGCTCGATGGCATGCTGATGATACTCAACCAGGCTCCGATTACGGCCGAGACGAGCAAACTGGTCAATCTGGTGGGCGGATATGGACTGAAGATTCGGCTGCTCAACGTGAGGATGGATGAAGCCCCTGTCGGAGGTGGGATCGTGCCAAGCCGAGAGGGGCTCGATGAGGACTACTTCTATGAGGTCTAA
- a CDS encoding subtilase family domain-containing protein produces the protein MSAYIPTESTEDWIRAAIQRLADEDILSNRYSVTPVAALEGLLLPQINTEQREAHMYVLGYDVGGYSPAKEIDIYNMHKKLAKKYQEISRKTETDEDVLSGLRSDEENKGSQKFLEYLFDLGPGGSTVLHVILEPNTYEGDVFQLDPVKPLIRFFLRLYPDLPTTTNYKYQPPIYLSLRSTGAVRFTPNVKEDIIRFLCEEQDEGLGSEAAIKSLAQMVNDSSDPLDRCHAIHKIIESANFEISEAVMRELSKTMTSRELYNRIDTNCFEARDVEMYPDLLKLVSTIKETYSNQEQQVTPLQYFAKQRFSAAQFDRGGEDKEVSSSLADLESHLRCQCLVKFDYSTCMRIMFDKESARQIFLTLDDDIVSGEFLESQKLHYKLDTTLKRVHISNSVSFQWDELSLGALKTATRWKCAGNFDLFMVFYWLKYNIGVKKILEVVVDDGAGQEESTGDVSEIKKKPHSDQAIIECLKHLSVETLDWKRMDIPAEVIIEGAGKDIKRLHLYCSGSQAVLQSWADSNGLSKLQNGLESFYWANEHAEKLQTDLKRKFEELNPGKKSPVVDYRIIRPKKALDKSASSEVINQDERKFEEQDWLKCMDEFADIMEVVEQQPDFLSIGIQKSTHPIRVALIDDGVKTSYAGLDNNISTGKSSWKRPDSKNTRTGNTQWEQFRSYNSSHTGHGTVMAYYIKRVCPRVSLYVAKLDCKPHRGGVSGYSANVTFSIDSVAQAIEWAVEQEVDIISMSWAIEKSNTLPYRPLCDAIQKAVEKKIILFCANPDRGTGYTVNDTYPWSLDQVHIICVGAATQSGVPWNQIDANDKSCQYLLPGVELGIQVETKRRRNPDGPPPRMRELVVVRSCNRVSGYDIALLLGHWSCDIRQPEMGVAAVPRRHMQFFGPAVNNPNEDSDTKVQAIQSLIKDIFQGMPSH, from the exons ATGAGTGCTTATATTCCTACTGAGTCCACCGAGGATTGGATAAGGGCTGCAATTCAGAGGCTAGCTGATGAAGACATTTTATCCAACAGATATTCAGTCACCCCGGTCGCCGCTTTGGAGGGGTTGCTATTGCCGCAAATCAATACTGAACAGCGAGAGGCTCACATGTATGTCCTTGGATATGACGTGGGGGGTTATAGCCCAGCCAAGGAAATCGACATTTACAATATGCACAAAAAGTTGGCAAAGAAATATCAAGAAATTAGCAGAAAGACTGAAACAGATGAAGACGTGTTGAGTGGGCTTCGGAGCgatgaagaaaacaaaggaagCCAAAAGTTCTTAGAATATCTGTTTGACCTTGGCCCTGGAGGTTCTACTGTTTTGCACGTCATCCTGGAACCCAATACTTATGAAGGCGATGTTTTCCAGCTCGATCCGGTAAAGCCTCTCATCCGCTTCTTTCTACGCCTTTACCCAGATCTACCCACAACAACCAATTATAAGTATCAACCGCCGATATATCTGTCCTTACGAAGTACAGGAGCCGTTAGGTTCACGCCAAATGTCAAGGAAGATATTATCCGCTTTCTATGTGAAGAGCAGGATGAGGGACTAGGGTCCGAAGCGGCTATTAAGTCTCTAGCACAGATGGTTAACGACTCCAGTGACCCCTTAGACAGATGCCACGCGATTCACAAGATTATCGAGAGCGCAAATTTTGAGATATCTGAGGCAGTAATGAGAGAATTGAGTAAGACCATGACATCAAGAGAGCTGTACAATCGAATCGACACGAATTGTTTCGAGGCACGCGACG TTGAGATGTACCCTGATCTACTCAAGCTTGTGTCAACCATAAAGGAAACATACAGCAATCAGGAGCAGCAGGTTACACCGCTGCAGTATTTCGCGAAGCAAAGGTTTTCAGCGGCACAATTtgacagaggaggagaagacaaagaagtcTCTTCGAGTCTTGCGGACTTAGAATCACACTTGAGGTGCCAGTGTTTGGTAAAGTTTGATTATAGCACCTGCATGAGAATCATGTTTGATAAAGAAAGCG CAAGGCAAATTTTCCTTACACTTGACGATGACATCGTCTCTGGTGAATTTCTCGAGTCTCAAAAGTTACACTACAAGCTAGATACGACGTTGAAGAGAGTGCACATATCCAACAGCGTTTCCTTTCAATGGGATGAACTAAGCTTGGGGGCTCTCAAGACTGCAACACGCTGGAAATGCGCCGGTAACTTCGATCTCTTTATGGTCTTTTATTGGCTTAAATACAACATCGGTGTCAAAAAGATACTCGAGGTGGTTGTTGACGACGGAGCCGGACAGGAGGAGAGCACGGGTGATGTCTCAGAGATTAAAAAAAAGCCACACAGCGACCAAGCCATTATCGAATGCCTCAAACACCTATCTGTCGAAACTCTGGATTGGAAGCGAATGGATATCCCTGCGGAAGTAATCATTGAGGGGGCAGGAAAAGATATTAAACGCCTACATTTATACTGCAGTGGCTCTCAGGCCGTGCTGCAAAGCTGGGCAGATTCAAATGGCCTCTCCAAACTTCAGAAT GGTCTAGAGTCATTCTACTGGGCGAATGAACACGCGGAAAAGCTTCAAACAGatttgaaaagaaaatttgAGGAATTAAACCCTGGGAAAAAATCGCCGGTTGTCGATTATAGAATTATCAGACCCAAGAAAGCGCTTGATAAATCTGCTTCATCGGAGGTTATAAATCAGGACGAACGGAAATTTGAAGA GCAAGATTGGCTGAAGTGTATGGATGAATTTGCCGACATCATGGAGGTAgtcgagcagcagcccgaCTTCCTCAGCATA GGTATCCAAAAGTCAACACACCCGATCAGGGTCGCGCTGATCGACGACGGAGTCAAGACGAGCTACGCGGGGCTGGACAACAATATTTCCACAGGCAAATCAAGTTGGAAACGGCCTGATTCTAAAAACACCCGAACAGGAAATACCCAGTGGGAACAATTTCGAAGCTACAACAGCTCCCACACTGGGCATGGGACCGTCATGGCCTACTATATCAAGCGAGTTTGCCCAAGGGTCAGTCTCTACGTAGCAAAACTCGATTGTAAACCTCACCGAGGTGGTGTCAGTGGCTATAGCGCGAATGTCACCTTCTCTATCGATTCAGTTGCCCAG GCGATCGAGTGGGCTGTGGAACAAGAGGTCGACATCATATCCATGAGCTGGGCCATCGAGAAGAGCAATACACTGCCCTACAGGCCGCTGTGTGATGCGATTCAAAAGGCtgtggaaaagaaaatcatcCTTTTCTGCGCAAATCCTGATAGAGGCACGGGCTACACAGTTAATGATACATACCCGTGGTCGCTGGACCAAGTTCACATCATCTGCGTCGGCGCTGCTACTCAGAGCGGCGTCCCCTGGAATCAGATCGATGCCAACGATAAATCATGCCAATACCTCCTTCCCGGCGTCGAGCTCGGCATCCAGGTTGAGACGAAGCGACGCAGGAATCCGGACGGGCCCCCCCCGAGAATG CGGGAGCTCGTTGTCGTGCGCTCTTGCAACCGGGTTAGCGGCTATGATATTGCATTGCTCCTTGGTCACTGGAGTTGCGACATTCGGCAGCCCGAAATGGGAGTG GCTGCGGTCCCACGACGGCATATGCA GTTTTTCGGGCCGGCGGTGAACAATCCGAATGAGGATAGCGACACAAAGGTGCAAGCGATCCAGAGCCTGATCAAAGACATCTTCCAAGGAATGCCATCCCACTAG
- a CDS encoding zinc finger c-x8-C-x5-C-x3-H type (and similar) domain-containing protein, which translates to MANFLASIFGTELDKVNCSFYFKIGACRHGDRCSRKHVKPSYSQTILMPNLYQNPAYDPKNRMNPSQLQNHFDAFYEDIWCELCKYGELEELVVCDNNNDHLIGNVYARFKYEDSASAACEQLNSRWYAARPIYCELSPVTDFREACCRLNSGEGCVRGGFCNFIHRKNPSDELDRELTLSTKKWLKMRGRDERSVSRSPTPEPTRRRF; encoded by the exons ATGGCCAATTTCCTCGCCTCCATCTTCGGCACCGAGCTCGACAAGGTCAACTGCTCCTTCTACTTCAAAATCGGCGCCTGTCGCCACGGCGATCGCTGCTCGCGAAAACACGTCAAGCCCTCGTACAGCCAGACCATCCTCATGCCGAACCTGTACCAGAACCCCGCCTACGACCCCAAGAACAGGATGAACCCTTCGCAGCTGCAGAACCACTTTGACGCATTTTACGAGGACATCTGGTGCGAGCTTTGCAAGTacggcgagctggaggaACTCGTCGTCTGCGATAACAACAATGATC ACCTCATTGGAAACGTATACGCCCGCTTCAAATACGAAGActccgcctccgccgcctgCGAACAGCTAAACAGCCGCTGGTACGCCGCGCGCCCCATATACTGCGAACTCAGCCCCGTCACCGACTTCCGCGAGGCCTGCTGCCGCCTCAATTCGGGCGAGGGCTGCGTCCGCGGCGGCTTCTGCAACTTCATCCATCGCAAGAACCCCAGCGACGAGCTCGACCGGGAACTCACGCTCAGCACCAAGAAGTGGCTCAAGATGCGCGGCCGGGACGAGCGGAGTGTGAGCCGGTCACCCACGCCGGAGCCCACCAGACGGAGGTTTTAA
- a CDS encoding oxysterol-binding protein domain-containing protein, translating into MLTNWFAQPAGNRSSTDEGKIDNDDDGQSLEPDQGNVLSHIISQLRPGADLSRVVLPTFILEPRSMLERITNFMCHPEMLLHIPTIDDPTERFVSVVKFYLSGWHIRPPGVKKPLNPILGEIFSCYWDLEGNKRAYYISEQTSHHPPKSSYFYMAPDHHIRIDGTLKPRSRFLGNSAASLMEGIAFLTLLNRGSNKSKGEQYILTQPNMYARGILFGKMKYELGDHSFVRCPELDLTADIDFKTKGWVGGTYNAIGGVIKRESTGEVLFELSGLWSEEMFIKDLRTGHQDMFFNATKSKPSPPLARPIKEQEERESQRLWEKTAKAVKERNHELATDEKTKIEDRQREEAAARAHDNVEWLPRLFRAVRSGPGEPEEGEESLEWIINAHIDTTASPQKQTEQILAIYPIVAGQTSGGATAIPPQATSPKVTKKSTNHVVEKPKEVEKPKEEDSLIDFGNDDAPTPAAKSPDEIERMLTATGKPAEGPLIDFAQDLKKDLPADGDLL; encoded by the exons ATGTTAACCAACTGGTTTGCACAACCTGCAGGCAATCGATCCTCAACCGACGAAGGCAAGATCGAtaacgatgacgatggccaGTCGTTGGAGCCGGATCAGGGCAATG TTCTCTCGCACATCATCTCACAATTGCGTCCTGGCGCGGACCTGAGTCGCGTGGTCTTGCCCACGTTTATCCTCGAGCCCCGAAGTATGCTGGAGAGGATAACAAA CTTCATGTGCCACCCCGAGATGCTCCTGCATATTCCCACCATCGACGATCCCACCGAGCGATTTGTATCCGTCGTTAAATTCTACTTGAGTGGCTGGCACATTCGCCCACC GGGAGTCAAGAAACCGCTGAATCCGATCCTGGGCGAAATCTTCTCCTGCTACTGGGATCTTGAGGGCAACAAGCGTGCCTACTACATCTCCGAACAGACCTCACATCACCCTCCCAAGTCAAGCTACTTTTACATGGCCCCCGATCACCATATCCGAATTGATGGTACCCTCAAGCCCCGGAGTAGATTCCTGGGCAATTCCGCTGCCAGCTTGATGGAGGGCATTGCTTTCCTTACCTTGTTAAACAGGGGTAGCAATAAGTCCAAGGGAGAGCAATA CATATTAACACAGCCCAACATGTATGCAAGAGGAATCTTATTCGGCAAAATGAAGTATGAGCTTGGCGACCACAGCTTTGTTCGGTGTCCCGAACTTGATTTGACCGCCGACATCGATTTCAAGACAAAAGGCTGGGTTGGAGGCACTTACAACGCTATTGGCGGCGTAATCAAGAGGGAGAGTACTGGCGAAGTCTTGTTTGAGCTTTCGGGCCTATGGAGCGAAGAAATGTTTATCAAGGATCTGAGG ACCGGCCACCAAGACATGTTCTTTAACGCTACCAAGTCAAAGCCCAGCCCACCATTGGCTCGGCCAATTAAGGAGCAGGAAGAGCGAGAATCTCAAAGACTATGGGAAAAGACTGCCAAGGCCGTTAAGGAACGCAACCACGAGCTGGCCACGGACGAAAAGACAAAGATTGAAGACCGACAGCGCGAGGAGGCTGCCGCCAGGGCCCATGACAATGTCGAATGGCTCCCGCGCCTCTTCCGTGCTGTTAGGAGCGGCCCTGGAGAGCCAGAGGAAGGCGAAGAGAGCTTGGAGTGGATCATCAATGCTCATAT CGATACCACAGCATCTCCCCAGAAGCAGACAGAACAGATCCTCGCCATATACCCAATTGTAGCTGGCCAGACATCTGGCGGCGCCACAGCCATCCCGCCACAGGCTACCTCGCCAAAGGTGACCAAAAAGTCGACAAACCATGTGGTTGAGAAGCCCAAGGAAGTCGAAAAGCCTAAGGAAGAGGATAGCCTAATTGACTTTGGTAATGACGATGCTCCCACACCGGCTGCAAAGTCACCGGACGAAATCGAGCGCATGCTCACGGCGACTGGCAAACCCGCAGAAGGCCCCCTGATCGACTTTGCTCAGGACCTGAAAAAGGACTTGCCGGCGGATGGCGACCTCCTGTAG